One genomic segment of Macaca fascicularis isolate 582-1 chromosome 19, T2T-MFA8v1.1 includes these proteins:
- the VSIG10L gene encoding V-set and immunoglobulin domain-containing protein 10-like isoform X2: MDTPQALPLFLLLASLVGVLTLRASSGLQQTNFSSAFSSDSKSSSQGLGAEVPSIKPPSWKFSDQSLDSKGSAGISDSSWFPEALSSNNMSGSFWSNVSAEGQDLSPVSSSETPGSEVFPDILEPQVPAKDPKPSFSVKTPASNISTQVSNTKLSVEAPDSKFSPDDMDLQLSAQSPESDFSAETHSAASFPQQLGGPLAVLVGTTIRLPLVPVPGPGPPTPLVVWRRGSKVLATGGLGPGAPLISLDPAHRDRLRFDQARGVLELASAQLDDAGVYTAEVIRAGVSRQTREFTVGVYEPLPQLSVQPKAPETEEGAAELRLRCLGWGPGRGELSWSRDGRALEASESEGAQPPRIRSEGDQLLIVRPVRSDHARYTCRVRSPFGRREAAADVTVFYGPDPPIITVSSDRDATPARFVTAGSNVTLRCAAASRPPADIAWSLADPAEAAVPAGPRLLLPAVGPGHAGTYACLAANPRTSRRRRSLLNLTVADLPPGAPQCSVEGGPGDRSLRFRCSWPGGVPAASLQFQGLPEGIRAGPVSSVLLAAVPAHPRLSGVPITCLARHLVATRTCIVTPGGQSAGAYHHLI, encoded by the exons ATGGACACCCCACAGGCTCTGCCACTCTTCCTACTCCTGG CCTCCTTGGTAGGGGTCCTCACCCTCAGAGCCTCTTCTGGACTTCAGCAAACCAActtctcctctgccttctcttcGGACTCAAAGAGCTCTTCCCAGGGGCTGGGTGCAGAAGTTCCCTCCATCAAACCTCCCAGCTGGAAATTTTCAGATCAGTCCCTGGATTCAAAAGGCTCTGCAGGAATCTCTGATTCCAGCTGGTTTCCTGAGGCCCTGAGTTCCAACAACATGTCTGGGTCCTTCTGGTCAAACGTTTCTGCTGAGGGCCAAGATTTGAGCCCGGTTTCCTCCTCTGAAACCCCTGGTTCTGAAGTATTTCCTGATATTTTGGAACCACAAGTTCCTGCCAAAGACCCCAAGCCTTCCTTCTCTGTTAAGACCCCAGCTTCAAACATTTCTACTCAAGTCTCCAACACCAAACTCTCTGTTGAGGCCCCAGATTCGAAATTCTCCCCTGATGACATGGATCTTCAACTTTCTGCCCAGAGCCCTGAATCCGACTTTTCTGCAGAGACCCACTCAGCGGCAAGCTTCCCCCAGCAGCTGGGGGGCCCACTGGCTGTGCTGGTGGGAACTACCATCCGGCTCCCCCTGGTCCCAGTCCCCGGCCCTGGGCCCCCCACCCCTCTGGTGGTCTGGCGCCGGGGCTCTAAGGTGCTGGCAACTGGAGGCCTGGGGCCAGGGGCACCTCTGATCAGCCTGGACCCTGCTCACCGAGACCGCCTGCGATTTGACCAGGCCCGGGGGGTTCTGGAGCTCGCCTCTGCCCAGCTGGACGATGCAGGGGTCTACACGGCTGAAGTCATCCGGGCAGGGGTCTCCCGGCAGACTCGCGAGTTCACGGTGGGTGTGTATG AGCCCCTACCCCAGCTGTCGGTTCAGCCCAAGGCTCCAGAGACAGAGGAGGGGGCGGCCGAGCTCCGGCTGCGCTGCCTGGGGTGGGGACCCGGTCGCGGGGAGCTGAGCTGGAGCAGGGACGGACGTGCCCTGGAGGCGTCGGAATCCGAGGGAGCCCAGCCGCCCCGGATCCGCTCAGAGGGCGACCAGCTGCTCATCGTGCGCCCTGTGCGCAGCGACCACGCCCGGTACACTTGCCGCGTCCGCAGCCCCTTCGGCCGCAGGGAGGCTGCCGCCGACGTCACCGTCTTCT ACGGCCCGGACCCGCCGATCATCACGGTCTCCTCGGACCGCGACGCCACGCCTGCCCGCTTTGTCACCGCGGGCAGCAATGTGACCTTGCGCTGCGCTGCCGCCTCGCGGCCGCCCGCCGACATCGCGTGGAGCCTGGCGGACCCGGCCGAGGCCGCGGTGCCCGCGGGGCCGCGCCTCCTGCTGCCCGCGGTCGGGCCGGGCCACGCAGGCACCTACGCCTGCCTGGCAGCGAACCCGCGCaccagccgccgccgccgctcgcTGCTCAACCTCACTGTGGCCG ACCTGCCCCCCGGGGCCCCACAGTGCTCAGTTGAAGGGGGTCCCGGGGACCGCAGCCTCCGCTTCCGCTGCTCGTGGCCCGGTGGGGTCCCTGCCGCCTCCCTGCAGTTCCAGGGTCTCCCCGAAGGCATCCGCGCGGGGCCAGTGTCCTCTGTGCTGCTGGCTGCCGTCCCCGCCCACCCCCGGCTCAGCGGCGTCCCCATCACCTGCCTTGCTCGCCACCTGGTGGCCACGCGTACCTGCATAGTCACGCCGG GTGGCCAAAGCGCCGGGGCTTACCACCATCTGATTTAA
- the ETFB gene encoding electron transfer flavoprotein subunit beta isoform X1 encodes MAELRALVAVKRVIDYAVKIRVKPDKTGVVTDGVKHSMNPFCEIAVEEAVRLKEKKLVKEVIAVSCGPAQCQETIRTALAMGADRGIHVEVPPAEAERLGPLQVARVLAKLAEKEKVDLVLLGKQAIDDDCNQTGQMTAGFLDWPQGTFASQVTLEGDKLKVEREIDGGLETLRLKLPAVVTADLRLNEPRYATLPNIMKAKKKKIEVIKPGDLGVDLTSKLSVISVEDPPQRTAGVKVETTEDLVAKLKEIGRI; translated from the exons ATCCGAGTGAAACCTGACAAGACCGGTGTGGTCACAGATGGCGTGAAGCACTCCATGAACCCCTTCTGTGAGATCGCAGTGGAGGAGGCTGTGCGGCTCAAGGAGAAGAAGCTGGTGAAGGAGGTCATCGCCGTCAGCTGTGGGCCTGCACAGTGCCAG GAGACCATTCGTACTGCCCTGGCTATGGGTGCAGACCGAGGTATCCACGTGGAGGTGCCCCCAGCAGAAGCAGAACGCTTGGGTCCCCTGCAGGTGGCTCGGGTCCTGGCCAAGCTGGCAGAGAAGGAGAAGGTGGACCTGGTGCTGCTGGGCAAGCAG GCCATCGATGATGACTGTAACCAGACAGGGCAGATGACAGCTGGATTTCTCGACTGGCCACAG GGCACATTCGCCTCCCAGGTGACGCTGGAAGGGGACAAGTTGAAAGTGGAGCGGGAGATCGACGGGGGCCTGGAGACCCTGCGCCTGAAGCTGCCAGCTGTGGTGACAGCTGACCTGAGGCTCAACGAGCCCCGTTATGCCACGCTGCCCAACATCATG AAAGCCAAGAAGAAGAAGATCGAGGTGATCAAGCCTGGGGATCTGGGCGTGGACCTGACCTCCAAGCTTTCTGTGATCAGCGTGGAGGACCCGCCCCAGCGCACGGCTGGCGTCAAGGTGGAAACCACTGAGGACCTAGTGGCCAAGCTGAAGGAGATCGGGCGGATTTGA
- the ETFB gene encoding electron transfer flavoprotein subunit beta isoform X2 has protein sequence MAELRALVAVKRVIDYAVKIRVKPDKTGVVTDGVKHSMNPFCEIAVEEAVRLKEKKLVKEVIAVSCGPAQCQAIDDDCNQTGQMTAGFLDWPQGTFASQVTLEGDKLKVEREIDGGLETLRLKLPAVVTADLRLNEPRYATLPNIMKAKKKKIEVIKPGDLGVDLTSKLSVISVEDPPQRTAGVKVETTEDLVAKLKEIGRI, from the exons ATCCGAGTGAAACCTGACAAGACCGGTGTGGTCACAGATGGCGTGAAGCACTCCATGAACCCCTTCTGTGAGATCGCAGTGGAGGAGGCTGTGCGGCTCAAGGAGAAGAAGCTGGTGAAGGAGGTCATCGCCGTCAGCTGTGGGCCTGCACAGTGCCAG GCCATCGATGATGACTGTAACCAGACAGGGCAGATGACAGCTGGATTTCTCGACTGGCCACAG GGCACATTCGCCTCCCAGGTGACGCTGGAAGGGGACAAGTTGAAAGTGGAGCGGGAGATCGACGGGGGCCTGGAGACCCTGCGCCTGAAGCTGCCAGCTGTGGTGACAGCTGACCTGAGGCTCAACGAGCCCCGTTATGCCACGCTGCCCAACATCATG AAAGCCAAGAAGAAGAAGATCGAGGTGATCAAGCCTGGGGATCTGGGCGTGGACCTGACCTCCAAGCTTTCTGTGATCAGCGTGGAGGACCCGCCCCAGCGCACGGCTGGCGTCAAGGTGGAAACCACTGAGGACCTAGTGGCCAAGCTGAAGGAGATCGGGCGGATTTGA